DNA from Verrucomicrobiota bacterium:
GATTTCCAACTTCGCGCCAGACACGGCGGCTTCGACTCGTGATTTTATTTGTTCCAACGCTTCCATTTTCTGTAGCGGTCATCTGTGACCACGGGAATCAGACGCCTCTCGCCAGTACCGGCGGCTGCCACACACCCGGATTATTGGTCGGCTCTAAATCGTGCGCGCCAAATTTTGGGACGGGAAATTCACTAGGTGCCTCCGGATCAAAATGACGGGCGCGGTCTTTGCCAGTCAGTTTTTGTTTATCGATCATCTTCTGCAATGTCATAAAAGCGTGCAACAGCGCTTCCGGTCGAGGCGGACAACCGGGGATGTGCACATCAACTGGAATGTAGCGATCAATGCCTTTGAGCACGTTGTAACCTTGTTTGAACGGCCCGCCGGAAATCGCGCACGCGCCCATGGCGATGACGTATTTCGGCTCCGGCATCTGGTTGTAGAGCCGCACGACCTGTGGCGCCATCTTCTTCGTCACCGTTCCAGCGACGATCATCAGGTCGGCCTGTCGCGGCGAGGGACGAAACACCTCCGCGCCGAAGCGGGCTAGGTCATAACGCGCCATTGAAGCGGAAATCATTTCGATGGCGCAACAGGCGAGGCCAAACGACAGCGGCCACACGGAATTCTTCCGACCCCAATTATACAAATCTTCAAGGGTCGTCGTGAAGATGCCCTGTTTCTGCAACTCGCTTTTTAATCCTTCGTCCATTTTGGGATTCTTGATCTTAATCCTACTCTTACTCTTAATCTTCTTCTTCGCTGCGACGCAGATTAAGATTAGGATTAAGATGAAGATTAAGGCATAGAAATCATTTCCACGTCAGCACGCCTTTCACCCAGGCCCACACCAGACCTTCGACCAGCAGCAGCAGGAAAACCATCATCGCAAGAAACGCCCCGACCGATAAACCGGTGAAAGCCACGGCAAACGGCAACAAAAAAACAGTCTCCACATCGAAAATCAGGAAGATGATGCCGTAGAGATAATATTCTGATTTGAACTGCACCCAGGCATCGCCTTTGGATTCCAATCCACATTCGTAGATCGCATTTTTTTCCGGACCGGGTTTGGGTGGAGAAAAAAATCTCGCCCACAGCCACGCTAGCGCCAGCGGTGTGAGGCAAAATGCGACGCCGCCGATCAATAAGACTGTAATGAACCAGTAGGGATTGTCTTCATTCATTGGGTCAGTCTTAGATTGTTACTTTTTTCACAAGCAACCGTACCAGTTGAAAATTGAGGCGTCAAGGAACGCAGCCGCTGATTGGATGATTCTCAGGCTGATAATGATCAGCTTCGTTCCGGCTTATGCTGGCGAAGTCCAACGGATTGGGCGATTTCGTCGAACTCCTCATGGCTGACGTCTTCGAGTTGCTTCCCCTTGGCCGCCAGCTTTTCGTTTATCTTGATGGCCTTCTCCGTCATCTCCTCATGCGTGTCGTGCGTGCCGCCGACGAGCGCAAAATTATGGCCCTGCGTAATGCGCTTGTGGCCGTCGGAGTCGAGGCCGATGCCGAGCATTACTGCTCTACGTCGCTTCCTTTTTTTGTCCGGCAAATTCGCCATGACAAAAAACTAAAGTTTCGCGGCCAAAGTGCAAGGTTCAAAGTGTCCCACCGGCATCAAGCCACGCTCGAAGGCTTGCCATTGTCACACGGTCCCAGTTGCAACAGGAACGGAACGGCCTTCTTCGCCCATTCATCGGCGGTGGGAAAACTGGACGCCGAATCGCCGAAGGAGCTTCGCAACATGTCGGTATTGATGATGCCGGGGTTTAGCGCAACCGCGGCCATTCCAGTTGGCAACTCTTGAGCGAGCGACTGCGTGAGTCCTTCAATTGCCCACTTGGTCGCGCAGTACGGCGCAACCTCGGCATCCGTAGAGCGGCCCCAGCCTGAACTGAAGTTCACAATGACGCCGCTTTTTCGTTCGACCATCGCCGGCACAAAATGGCGGATGACATTCGCCACGCCCTTGATGTTCACGTCGATGACTTCGGAGAATTCCTGAGCGGGCACTTTCCACAACGGCGCGTTTTTGTTGATGAGCGCGGCGTTGTTGAGCAACAAGTCAGGCGGGCCGTAGTTTTCCAGCACTCGACCCGCCCACAATTTGACCCGTTCATCCGACGCCACATCGACTTCCGCGAACTCATGCGGTCTTCCGAACGACATCCGCAGTTGCGCAATGGCCTGCCGGGAGCGGCCACAGCCCAATACTGTGTGGCCAAGACGAACGAATTCATCCACCATCGCCCGGCCGAGCCCGCGTGTAACCCCGGTTACCAGAATGACGTTATCGCGTGGCATTCGATCGAATTCTGTGTTTCAGACCATGGCGTTACAATTCAATTATTGCTGCAAACGTGCCTTTGCGTACTACCTGCAGGTTTCGACTGGCATGAGGCGGTTAAGTGCGACCTCCAGGTTTTGGTGGCCTTGCCAAAACTCTTGCAGGCTGGGAATCCAGCAGATTCAACGCCCGCCCTCATCCCGGCCTTCTCCCCCAAGGAGAAGGCGAATCGTTCGCCGACTCACTCGAAAACCCGTAGGAGATTTCGTGGATCAGCGACGTTCCCAAAAATATGCAACGAAAACTCTGAAGTGAAGAACTTCTATTTCGAACTCGGCAGGACGTTTGGTCAGACCTCCGCCTATGCGCCGGAAGTCTGCATGCCCATGCTCGGACAGATGTGGCAAGTGCCCAACGGCGAGGACCGGATTCTTTGGGGCACGGATTCCATCTGGGGTGGCAGTCCGCAGAGTCAGATCGTCCGCTTGCGCCGCTTGCAAATCAAAGATGAATTGATCGAGAAGTATCATTACCCGCAACTAACCGACGCGGTGAAAGACAAAATCTTTGGCCTGAACGCGGCGAAGCTGTTCAACGTGGATGTGAAAGCCGCGCGCAAAGCGATCAAGACCGACAAGCTCAACGCGTTCAAACAGGAATACAAAACCGCACCGCAACCCAGCAACACCCAGTATGGTTGGGTCCGGAAACCTGAGCGCGGGAAAAAACCAGCGGCGCCGATCAGAACTTGATTATTTCTGAGCCGTCACCGTCCGCCGATAGACTTTGTGCATGCCCGCCTGGTCGGTGGCTTTGATCAGCATTTCATCGATGCATACATGCGGTGGACGGCTGGCCGCCCAAACGATGGCTTCAGCGATGTCTTCAGCCTTGAGCGGGTTGGTGCCTTCATAGACTTTCTTGGCGCGCGCCGTGTCGCCCTTGAAGCGCACCACGGAAAATTCCGTTTCCGCCAACCCCGGATCGATGCTGCCCACGCGCAGGCCGCTGCCGCAGAGTTCAAGACGCAACGCGCGCGTGATTTGGAGTTCGGCGGCTTTGGCCCCGCAATAAGCCGAGCCACCTTCATAAGCCACACGACCCGCATACGAGCCGACGTTAAAAATGCTCCCACCAGGATTGTTCATCATCAGTGGCAAAACCGCGCGGCACATCCGCAGCACGCCCAGCACGTTGGTCTGCAACATCCCCTCCCAATCTTCGTCCTTCCCTTGGGCGACGGTGTCCAAGCCCAGCGCTCCGCCAGCGTTGTTGATCAGCACATCAACGCGGTCGGTGCGGGTACGAACCCACTTCACGAACGACTCCACGCTGGGCGTTTGCGAAACATCAAGTGCATGAAACAAAGCCTCGGGCGAGCCGGCAGCACGGCATTCTGAAGAAACCTTCTCCAGCCGATCCAGTCGTCGCGCGCCCAGCAGCAACCTCGCGCCCTCCGCTCCAAAAGCACGCGCCGTCGCCGCGCCGAACCCGCTCGATGCTCCCGTAATGATCACCCATTTGTCTGCCAGTCGCGATTTCATGGCGAAATGATTTACCAGAGAGAAATCAAAGTGGTAGTTTTTCTTTTGCGCACGCCCGGTTGACAAAGCACTTTTCGCCCGCACATTGAAGACGCTTTATGATCACGATTCGTAAATCCGCGGAACGAGGCCACGCCAATCACGGCTGGCTCGACACGTATCACACCTTCTCGTTTGCCGACTACTACGACCCGCAACACATCCAGTTTCGCAGTCTGCGCGTCATCAATGAGGATCACGTTGCTGGCGGCGGCGGATTCGATACCCATCCGCACCGCGACATGGAGATCATCACCTACGTTGTCTCCGGCGCGCTCGAACATCGCGACAGCCTGGGCAATCATGGCGTGATCAAACCCGGCGAAGTGCAACGCCTCACCGCCGGCACGGGCATTCAACACAGTGAATTCAACCACTCCGCCACCGAGCCGGTCCACCTCCTCCAAATCTGGATCTTGCCCGACAAGACATTTCTACACCCGAGCTATGAGCAAAAGGCGTTTGCCGATGAACCGTCGAACGGCCGGTTACGACTTGTCGCTGCCAAAGACGGCCGGAATGGTGCGGTCACCATCAATCAGGACGTAAATGTATTCCTCGGCAAATTCGGCCCTGGGGATGTTGCCACTCGTCACCTCAAACCTGATCGCCATGCCTGGCTGCAAGTAATCAACGGCGACTTGCTGCTCAATCATAACAAACTCAAAATGGGAGATGGGGCTGCTGTCAGCGACGAATCATCGTTGAAGATCGTTGGCAACGAGAAAACCGACTTTCTGCTGTTCGATTTGAACTGAGTCGGAGGAGAGGCCGGCAACTCGTCAACTCTTTGAACTACCGGCCTTCTCTTCTTTGCAACGGCAGTTCGAAATAGAATATCCGATTCTCGTCCTTGTCGCTTCCGACCTGGTCTGCAGAAATCTCGAGACGATTTCCCACGAGGGTATTGGCCAGATCGTTTCCATCCGGTCCGGTCACCAGGAACTCAGCCGGATGGACAAAGACGATGGGGATTTTGTTCTCGCGAGATCTGGATCGCACAATCGGGTCATTGCTCCTCGGGCCATACATGCCGCCAGATGGACAGATGAGAAAATCGGCTCCCGCCGCGCAGAAGCGCCGGACAATCGTCGGCTCGGTGCGGTCCGCGCAAATCATGATGCCGACGCGGCCGTAAGGCGTCTCAAACACCGGCGAGCTGTCGCCCGGCGTGTTGCGCACCAATTCGTGCTGCAATTTCTGTTTGTGGTATTTGCCGATCAGTTTGCCATCCGGCCCGATCAAGACCGAAGTGTTGTAGCGCGCGTCTCCATCCGCCTCCAACATGCCTGCGACCAGATGAATCTTCAGTTCTTTCGCGAGGGATGTCAGTTTTTGAAAATATTTTCCCGATGGAATCGGCTCGCCCAGCGCACGATATTCTTCCAGCGGAATGCTCTTGTCTTTGATCGCGTAGCCGTCCAGAAAACACTCGGTCGTGCAAACGATCTTCGCGCCATTCGCGGCAGCCTCGCGAATCATCGGTTCGGCGCGACGATAATTAGCCTCTTTGTCCGCGCGAATCCACTTGAGCACAATGCCGGCTACCCGGACAGTTTGCGGGGTGTCGGCATCTGCCGCTCGTGACGAATCAAACCCAAGCAACACCCCCGCCATGATGCCCAAAGGAAACCATCTGATTATCTTGTGAACCGCGCGCATGTTTGTATGTCTCGTCACGAAACTGAACGGCTAATTACTAAACTACTTCCTGAGGCGGAAAATCAGCAGTGCCGCAGCACCCAAACCAGCCAAAGCAAACGTTGACGGCTCAGGAATTAAAAAGACCTGAAAGTCGGTGAGGCCTGAATCAAAAATATTCGCAGCAAGTGATCCAGTTGTTATTGATGCCATGGTGAACGCTGCCGAGTGTCCTCTAGGTCCGTTGAGTGGATCGCCATAATACGTCCCCCCTTTCCAAACGACGATTTCGAAGGTAATAGGACCATTAATGTAATCCGGAATCGTCAGGATTGGGCCCTTGAAGTAGCCGGGTGGGGCACCATTAATGGCGAACATGGCTGGATAGCCAGCAGGTTGGCCTGAAGCTGTGAGCAATTGCAGATTTTGGGGGATTGCGGTTCCATCTGGATCGGCGGGTTCAGATACCGTGCCGAGTCCATAATAAAGTGCGGCTTGGTATGAGGAATCCACTCCTGTCCCTACTGGTCCAGGCGAGCCGTACCCACTATCCCCATAGGTAACCTTCCCGGCTGGCGAGTTGTAGTTGTCAAACCAGATGTGACCCTGTCCATAGGACGATGCTACAGTGGCGACGGAGGCGGCTATTCCAAGTATTGATGCGACGATTGTTCTTTTCATGCTCTTTGCTCCTCTTGAGTTTGGTCAGTCAACTTCACTTTTATGAAAATATTACAGACATTCGGCTCAAGGTTGTTTTACCGCAACTGATTTTCCATCGCTATTTTTGCCGGCCCAACTCGGAGAGAAACCGAACGAGATCCCGGAATTCGGCCCGACTCAAAGAGTCAGTCAATCCACTGGGCATCACCGAACCATTTTGTTTCTTCCCCTTGATCGCGGCGCGGCTCAAGCGGACTTCCTTGTTTTGAAGAACATCCCGCATCGTCAGCTCATCCTTGGTCTCACGAAGCTCATAGCCTTGGTACTCCTCACCATCCTTTGTCGTGACCGAGATCGACACGAACCCTTCTTTGATTTCCTTTTGTGGCTCGAGAATCGCGCCAATGATGAAATCAATCGGCTGCGCCGTCCCGAGCGCACTGAGATTTGGACCGATGTTTCCGCCCTGTCCGTTGACAGTGTGGCAGGCGATGCAGCCGAGTTGTGGACGGCGAAAAATCTCCGCGCCCCGTTTCGCGTCGCCATGGGCGCGAACGTCATCGCCGAAAGCCCGGATTTCGTCGGATGTCATTCGCCTGGTTTGGGTGCTGCGGCCGATAGCATCGCCAAGAACCTGGGCCAACCGTTCATTGCGCCGGCCGCTGGCGCTCATTAAACGCAAGCCAGTCTCTGCAACTGGTTGGGAAGGCGGCTTTGCCGCGAGCGCGTAGGCCAACGTTGCACCACCGCCTTTGCGTTGAAGAAAAGCAGAAAATACCTCGCTCACCAATGCTTCATCCTTGAGGTTCGCAAAACTTTCGCTCGCGAGCCTGGCGGATGCGCTCAGATCGAAACCACACAAGCCGGCAATCGCCGCGCTCCGCACCGGCGGTGGAGCTTCGCCGGCCAGGCGCAGGAGGATCTGGCGACTCGCATCGCCACCGAACAATGCCAGCGCCTCCACAGCGCGGCGACGAGTTTTGTCACTTGGCTGATCGTCAAGAATCAATCGCGCCGCCGACGAACGAAATGATTCCAGCTTCCAAACGCCGGCGAGCCGGATCGCTTCACTCCTCAAGTCCTCGTTCTGACTTTCGATCAATGGGCGGAGGGCAGCAACAAGGTCACCGCCGGGGCGGACATTGCGCACGAGCGTCGCGGTCGCAAGCGCCGGCAACAGGCGAGACTGGAGCGTGGCATCAGTCAGTGTGAGGATGGTGCCGAGGTCATTCGCATCGCCGACGTCAGCGAGAAGGCGAAGATACGTTTCGCGCATTACGGTATCGAGTTTGGGTGAGCGCAACTGGTCGCGCAGGATTTGCAGAGTGTCCGGAGTGCCGTCGGCGCGCACGAGCAGGTCGAGGCGCGGCGGTTTGTTTTCCAAATTCAATTTGCCCGCCTTGAAAGGCGCGAGCCAATAGGGCTTCAACGCAAAGACGGCCTGGTTCAACGCATAAGTCAAAAATTGATCGGTCGGAAAATCTGCGGCGAGGGCGGCGACTTCCATCGCCTCCGGTTTCGGCACATAAGTGCAAGCCACGACCGCGTGCAGTCGCACACGCGGATTTTCATCGGTGACGAGTGGACGAAGCAACGCCAGCGGGTCGGCCAGCCGGTCGGCCCAATTGCCCACAACTCCGGCGGCGTAGGCGCGCGCATTCGCGTTGGTGGCACGACAGAGGCGCGCAAGCAATTCCGGCGCGATAACTTCATGACTTTGGTAAACGCCCAACGCCTCGACCAGCGTGTGCTCGGACAAACCAGGTTGAACGCTCCATTCGTTCAAGGCTTTGGTGACTTGTTCCCTCGGACGATCCGCCAGCACGCGCTTGGCGAAGCGTCGCGTCCAACGGTCGGGAGATTTCAAGTCCTCCAACAACTCGGTCAAAGACGCTTCATGCAACTGCGGCGGTTTGGTCAACGCACGGCCCTTTGCCGTGACACGCCAGATTCTTCCGTGGGTCTTGTCGCGGTCGGGATGACGGAAACTGGCCTGGTAGTGGCCGATGATTGGATTATACCAATCGCAAATGTAAAGTGCGCCATCCGGACCGAACTTCGCGTCCACCGGCCGAAAATTACGGCTCGTGGATTTAATGAGCGGCGGCAAATCCTCGAGGCTGAAGCCCGCGCCGTCGTCGCTGATCTTGAGCGCCCACACGGCGTTGTTGATGTAACCGCCGAGGATGAGCACGCCCTGCCACGCGTCGGGGAAATGCGTCGTGCCCACGATGTCGCCGCCGCTGGACTTGCGACCATTGCCGTTTTTCCAAATCAACGCGGGCGGATCGTCGCGATGGTTCAGCACCAGGCCTGGCACCGGATAAATCGAGGAACTGTTGTTGCCCGCGATCACAATCGGTTCGCCCCAATCAGTGAAGACGTAGCCCCAGGGATTCTGCGGCTCGTGTTCCGACCCGTAGAAGCCTTCCAGTTTCAAACGGCGCGGCCACAAACGCCAGAGTCCGGCCTGTTCAAGGTGCACGATGCCCCACGGCGTTTCCACATGAGAACGAGTATGCAGTCCCTGGGAAAACCACAGTTCGCCGCCTGGTCCAAAAAGAAATGAGTTTATGTTCTGATGATTGTCGCCAGTGCCGAACCCGCGGAGCACAACGCGACGCTCGTCCGCTTTGCCATCGCCGTCGCTGTCTTTGAGGAATAACATTTCCGTCCCGTGACCGACATACGCACCGCCGTCACCCAACTCGATTCCTGTTGGAATCATCAGACCGTCGGCGAAGACCGTGGTCTTGTCACAACGCCCATCATGATTCGTGTCTTCGAGGATCAGGACCTTGTCGTTCGGTATCTGGCCGGGTTCAATCTGCGGATAGACTGTGCTGCCGATGACCCATAGCCGCCCACGCGGATCGAAACGAATTTGAATCGGTTTCACGACGCTGTCTTTCTCGGACGCGAACAGGTTGACCTCAAAGCCGTCAGCGATTTGGAATGAAGCGAGTTCGGCGGCGGGATCGTCAGGCTCGGCGGCGAAGGCGGCAGCGCCAAACCCCAAGCTCCAAGCTCCAATGAAGCTCCAAATCCCAACCTCCACAACACGGCGCGCGGACGCAATGATGCGAAACCAGCGTGCGGATCGAATTGGGGAGCGCGCCCGCCCCGGACGCAGCCGAGGACGCCCTCGTCGTCGGCATTCGGGCGTTTGCAAGCGAACCATTTGGTGCGAACGCCGCGCGGATGGTTTGGCGCGAGGGCGCGCCAAACTGCAGCCGGGGCGGCTGCGCTCCCCATGGTTGGAGGTTGGAGCTTTCATTTCGGGAGTTGGTTGATGAGTCCAACAATCTCAGTCTCCTTCGCTTCAATCAACGGCGGGAATTTTTCCATCTCCTCCGGAAACCAACGGACATTTGGGTTGCGATGGTCGCGGCTGCTCGGTTGCGTCGTGCGGTCGCCGCCGAGAAACGCCCAGTTTTGCGGACGCCAATATTCAAACCATAGCCGGTTTTTCGCGATGACCGTCTGACGAACGCGCTCGAAAGCTGCATTGGACCACCCACCGTTTTCATCAGGTTCACCCGCACGATTGGCAGTCTTGCCAAATCCAAGTTGCCGTGCGAACGCACACGCGACCAGCGCGTGACCGCGCGGCGTCAGTTGCAGACCATCCTCCGTCAAGCGCGGCTCACGATGTGACTCTCCACCCAACTCCGCGAACAAATCCACCAGCGGCAATCCGCGTCGGCGCGCCAGTTGGCGAATGGACTTTGCGTAGGCGGTGAGATCGCCATTGCGTTTCGACAAATCTGGAAAAAGCCCGCCGCCCTTCTCAAACGGCGGCGGTGTGACCAATACAAGTCGTGGTGTCTGGTGCGCACATTCGTCGAGCAGCTTCCCGTATGCGGCGGTAAAACTAGGCAGTGCGTCACGCCCGCCCAACGCTTCTGCGCGCCCATATTCCAACACGATGACCGAAGCGCACGCCCGTTGCAGATGCGATTGCAATGATGGAAATCCCACGTCGCGTGGTTGTGCAAAGATTGTGTCGCCTTCCCAGCCGAAATTACGGAAGCGCACACCGAGACCGCGATACTGCGCCGCAAGCAATGTCTCCAGATGGCCTGTGTGCTGCGCCGCGGCCACATCCGTGCCTCCGAGAAAAGCTACGACATCGCCTCGCTCCAAAGTCAAGCGGTTGCCGCGAAACGGCGACGGACGGTGTGCAAACTCCTGACCATTTAACCCAGCCTTGTGGGCTGAGGCGGGGGCATTTTCAACCGCGTATGCCGAAGTGGTTGCCAAAATGATCAAAAAGCCAAGCAGACAGCCGAGCTGAATTGTTCGCCCGGGCCGAGCACCTGTCCTTCGCGTCGAGTTGCGATACGTAGTTGGCATCCTGGATTCCGATGGTAATTACACGAAGCAAACGCACGTGGCGAGATCGAACTCCGGTCCGGCGAGGTGATGCATAAATCTAAAATTAGTTCCCCAAAACCTCCCGGCCAAATTCTCGTGGACAAGGAGAAAACCGGTGAATAGCGTCGCCTTCACAACAATTCACCCCACAAATTATGCGTAAGGTTAACACGAACAAACTGGCCGAGAACTCCTGGTCTTCCCCCAAGGGAAGATTCGTCGGCGCGGGCAAACAAGTCTCCGAAGCCCTTGGGCGCAAGCCAAAGTCCACCGATCTCAACGAGCGGCATCCCTTCGATGTCGAGATCCTCCGCATCCCGCCGCGTGCGACCCCCTACCCCTATCATTTGCACAGCGCGCAATGGGAATTCTATCACGTGATCGCC
Protein-coding regions in this window:
- a CDS encoding NADH-quinone oxidoreductase subunit B; amino-acid sequence: MDEGLKSELQKQGIFTTTLEDLYNWGRKNSVWPLSFGLACCAIEMISASMARYDLARFGAEVFRPSPRQADLMIVAGTVTKKMAPQVVRLYNQMPEPKYVIAMGACAISGGPFKQGYNVLKGIDRYIPVDVHIPGCPPRPEALLHAFMTLQKMIDKQKLTGKDRARHFDPEAPSEFPVPKFGAHDLEPTNNPGVWQPPVLARGV
- a CDS encoding NADH-quinone oxidoreductase subunit A; this translates as MNEDNPYWFITVLLIGGVAFCLTPLALAWLWARFFSPPKPGPEKNAIYECGLESKGDAWVQFKSEYYLYGIIFLIFDVETVFLLPFAVAFTGLSVGAFLAMMVFLLLLVEGLVWAWVKGVLTWK
- a CDS encoding SDR family oxidoreductase, with protein sequence MPRDNVILVTGVTRGLGRAMVDEFVRLGHTVLGCGRSRQAIAQLRMSFGRPHEFAEVDVASDERVKLWAGRVLENYGPPDLLLNNAALINKNAPLWKVPAQEFSEVIDVNIKGVANVIRHFVPAMVERKSGVIVNFSSGWGRSTDAEVAPYCATKWAIEGLTQSLAQELPTGMAAVALNPGIINTDMLRSSFGDSASSFPTADEWAKKAVPFLLQLGPCDNGKPSSVA
- a CDS encoding amidohydrolase family protein yields the protein MKNFYFELGRTFGQTSAYAPEVCMPMLGQMWQVPNGEDRILWGTDSIWGGSPQSQIVRLRRLQIKDELIEKYHYPQLTDAVKDKIFGLNAAKLFNVDVKAARKAIKTDKLNAFKQEYKTAPQPSNTQYGWVRKPERGKKPAAPIRT
- a CDS encoding SDR family NAD(P)-dependent oxidoreductase, whose translation is MKSRLADKWVIITGASSGFGAATARAFGAEGARLLLGARRLDRLEKVSSECRAAGSPEALFHALDVSQTPSVESFVKWVRTRTDRVDVLINNAGGALGLDTVAQGKDEDWEGMLQTNVLGVLRMCRAVLPLMMNNPGGSIFNVGSYAGRVAYEGGSAYCGAKAAELQITRALRLELCGSGLRVGSIDPGLAETEFSVVRFKGDTARAKKVYEGTNPLKAEDIAEAIVWAASRPPHVCIDEMLIKATDQAGMHKVYRRTVTAQK
- a CDS encoding pirin family protein, which gives rise to MITIRKSAERGHANHGWLDTYHTFSFADYYDPQHIQFRSLRVINEDHVAGGGGFDTHPHRDMEIITYVVSGALEHRDSLGNHGVIKPGEVQRLTAGTGIQHSEFNHSATEPVHLLQIWILPDKTFLHPSYEQKAFADEPSNGRLRLVAAKDGRNGAVTINQDVNVFLGKFGPGDVATRHLKPDRHAWLQVINGDLLLNHNKLKMGDGAAVSDESSLKIVGNEKTDFLLFDLN
- a CDS encoding carbon-nitrogen hydrolase family protein encodes the protein MRAVHKIIRWFPLGIMAGVLLGFDSSRAADADTPQTVRVAGIVLKWIRADKEANYRRAEPMIREAAANGAKIVCTTECFLDGYAIKDKSIPLEEYRALGEPIPSGKYFQKLTSLAKELKIHLVAGMLEADGDARYNTSVLIGPDGKLIGKYHKQKLQHELVRNTPGDSSPVFETPYGRVGIMICADRTEPTIVRRFCAAGADFLICPSGGMYGPRSNDPIVRSRSRENKIPIVFVHPAEFLVTGPDGNDLANTLVGNRLEISADQVGSDKDENRIFYFELPLQRREGR
- a CDS encoding PEP-CTERM sorting domain-containing protein; the protein is MKRTIVASILGIAASVATVASSYGQGHIWFDNYNSPAGKVTYGDSGYGSPGPVGTGVDSSYQAALYYGLGTVSEPADPDGTAIPQNLQLLTASGQPAGYPAMFAINGAPPGYFKGPILTIPDYINGPITFEIVVWKGGTYYGDPLNGPRGHSAAFTMASITTGSLAANIFDSGLTDFQVFLIPEPSTFALAGLGAAALLIFRLRK
- a CDS encoding c-type cytochrome, yielding MGFGAAAFAAEPDDPAAELASFQIADGFEVNLFASEKDSVVKPIQIRFDPRGRLWVIGSTVYPQIEPGQIPNDKVLILEDTNHDGRCDKTTVFADGLMIPTGIELGDGGAYVGHGTEMLFLKDSDGDGKADERRVVLRGFGTGDNHQNINSFLFGPGGELWFSQGLHTRSHVETPWGIVHLEQAGLWRLWPRRLKLEGFYGSEHEPQNPWGYVFTDWGEPIVIAGNNSSSIYPVPGLVLNHRDDPPALIWKNGNGRKSSGGDIVGTTHFPDAWQGVLILGGYINNAVWALKISDDGAGFSLEDLPPLIKSTSRNFRPVDAKFGPDGALYICDWYNPIIGHYQASFRHPDRDKTHGRIWRVTAKGRALTKPPQLHEASLTELLEDLKSPDRWTRRFAKRVLADRPREQVTKALNEWSVQPGLSEHTLVEALGVYQSHEVIAPELLARLCRATNANARAYAAGVVGNWADRLADPLALLRPLVTDENPRVRLHAVVACTYVPKPEAMEVAALAADFPTDQFLTYALNQAVFALKPYWLAPFKAGKLNLENKPPRLDLLVRADGTPDTLQILRDQLRSPKLDTVMRETYLRLLADVGDANDLGTILTLTDATLQSRLLPALATATLVRNVRPGGDLVAALRPLIESQNEDLRSEAIRLAGVWKLESFRSSAARLILDDQPSDKTRRRAVEALALFGGDASRQILLRLAGEAPPPVRSAAIAGLCGFDLSASARLASESFANLKDEALVSEVFSAFLQRKGGGATLAYALAAKPPSQPVAETGLRLMSASGRRNERLAQVLGDAIGRSTQTRRMTSDEIRAFGDDVRAHGDAKRGAEIFRRPQLGCIACHTVNGQGGNIGPNLSALGTAQPIDFIIGAILEPQKEIKEGFVSISVTTKDGEEYQGYELRETKDELTMRDVLQNKEVRLSRAAIKGKKQNGSVMPSGLTDSLSRAEFRDLVRFLSELGRQK